The Centroberyx gerrardi isolate f3 chromosome 13, fCenGer3.hap1.cur.20231027, whole genome shotgun sequence genome contains the following window.
ATTTCCGCTTCATTGGACAGTATACACTATACAGTGAAGGGTGAGAGGACAGATGAGTATGAGAAGGAAGGCAATGGCATGCAACATAGGTCATGAGCTGGACTTGAACCCCATAATGTCAAGATTAGCTGATATGAGCCTCAGCTTGCAGTGCAACCAACTCTCAGTATTAAACCTCATCGTCCTCCATAAATAAACTCAGACCATCTGGGTACTTTTGCATGGTACAGCTACCAGTCTCACTAAAATGATCCAATCTCACTATTTTGCAGTTCGCTGACAGCCAAAACAACCTGATATGTAAAAGTGAACAtggcaaaaactgacagactaaCAAAAATGCTATATTTAGTTCACCAGTGATCTAAAAAATGCCTTTGCTTGTGTATCTATAATACACTACTATGTCCCTTCTTCTTCACcgactctcccctctctgtagTGTGCGTGCAGTTGCTCTTGTGGCATCTATTAAGTGATCAATAACAGTTTAAATCCCAGACTCGGAGGAAATGCAGAGTCTGAACCACATCCTCAGGTGGAACCTGGCCTGGCCTGAGGAAAGATCAAATGCACATTATTAAATGCACATGACTCTCACAATTGATATAAAGCAACATCTGTAATTCACCTTGCCTTGCACAGGCATAAGGGCCTTTTCACAATCAGCCAtaggtgcacacatacacacacacacacacacacacacacactacgcatgcaaacacatcGTATCCAATCCGTGAGATCAAGACAAATGGGATAAATGGGACAGCTAAAACCTCATTTGCCGTTCTAGTTCACTCTCCAAGTCTCCGAACCACAGAGCTACATCATCAGACGACCTGGTTTGTAAATAAAGCCAggatttcattttctctctggtTTTCCTTCCCCGCCTGGATCGTACGGGTAGATGTCCCTTTTCCAGTGTCAGTGGGGTTTGAGGGGAGAAAGCCAAGCATCTCACCAATGTGAATTCCTGTTATTGCTCCATAGTCTGCGTCCTCCACGActggaaaaagaggaagacagaaggaAGAGTGAGGAAACTGTGGACACAAACCGCAAGGGGATGACATATTCGCTGCTCTGAAATTTCATACTCAAAGTATAAGCACATGTTCTGACCCTAATGTCCAAATGATTTGCTTTGTAAACACAGAAAACTTCTAATAAGACTTTTATTTAGAAATCATATCCACAATTTGAAATTATTGATAACTACTCTACTCTTACAAagtgattgctggcatgaaagttaagtATTGTGGAATGCCATTAAAGTTATTATCTTAAGCCCTGGTTTTActacataaaaacatatttggaaACAGAATCCTCTGCATTTTGGAAATACAGAGTGAGGAAAGTGATTACCATTGGATGATGAAACTCTTTTATTCAAAATACATATCATAGGTAACAAGGTAAGCACCCACAGTACCTTCCTCATCATCTGCGCAGCATGTGGGGAGAACAAGAGCAGTGAGCGcaacagcaggacagcagaggGGAGGTTCAGCTCACCCATGACCTTCACCTTGACCGTGACCTTCAGGCACGACCTATTGACCTGGGGGATCTCTAATGTGTTTATTGGGTAAGTGTTAAATGGGCTTCTTTTATTCTTTGCAGGTGTGGCGATTTTACGGGGAAATGTTTGCGGATCACCTGTTGGTTTGACTCGCCGGGGCTTGAACAGGGCTTTAGGTCGCTGCAGGGCAACTCGCctgcaggaaggaaggaaggaaggagggaaggaaggaaggaagggaacgACAGAGAAAACACGACTGAATCAAAAGGGGGTTCGTCAAAATGCCTTTCGGGAATTATCCGAGGGGGTTTTTGGTCATTCGAGTGGcagcaacagcagaagaagagcacCTCTCGTGGAGCTGCTGCGAGGGGATGAGCCCCGCCCGGGCGTCGCCGTCTCCGTGGCGACGGGCCTGCCACCAGGTGTCGTCCTCGGTGCTGACGATCTGGATGACGTCGCCCCTCTTGAAGGCGAGCGCCGCCGCCCTGCAGGGGACGGTGGGATCCTCTTTGGGGTCGTAGTCAAAAAGAGTCCGAACGAACAACTGGGGAGGAAAGCGGTTTAATGATTTAGCTGAAAACAGCTTTCGTACagatgaggaaagaaagagactcCCAGTTGATGTCAATGTTacatttcatgttttctgtctctttctactgAAGCTGTCTGAGCTTTTCCTGTATTCTGACAATGAACACAACATCTTTGTCTTGTACTTTTTCATAGATTTTGgtgttgtttttgaaaaacaaatgcatgaccATTGAAATCCATTTGACTCAACCCATTAAAATGCCCCAATTCCCTTCCCCTTGTTTCCATCTTGGACCTCCATTCCATTTATATGTGGCAATGACCTAGAGTTCTTTCTTAATAAATAAAGtggaaaacaaagaggaaaatgttttcattaattgtCAACTAACCCtttccacaataacacaaaattTCCTTTTATTAAATTGGTACTGCTCAGTGAAGAACTGACTCAACACATGAGGTACAACTGATTTCATCTGTTTCTACAGCATGAAATCAGATGGGCATCTTTCCCAGTTCAGCCAGCTTCCATATAAATGTAAAGACTAAAAAGGACACatcatggggggaaaaaaagatgtgtATATTATATTTACTGTACCTTCTTCTTACTGGATGACACCTCTTCCTTGGTGGAAGCAGGAATGACTGTGAAGGTAACTTCACCCTGAGACCGAGCCTGACACaagaacagcaacacaacatTCACTTACAAAGACTGAAGAAaggaaaaatagagaaacagagagagagggaagaaacagagagagagagagagagagagagagagagagagagagagagagagagagagagagagagagagagagagagagagagagagagaacagaaataGCCAATCAAGAGACACTGAAGCAAACAACGTGACCGGGAGAGATGAGACTAACCAGAAGAGGAAGGATTTCCTTTGGCTTCTTGTGCTCCAGTGAGACTCCATTCACCTCCTTCAGCTCGTCCCCTTCATGAATCAGGCCTACGAAATGTTACACAAGAGCCATAATGCTATTACAACTCAGGCAGGACCGCTATGGAATAACAGCATAAGTGTAGACTGTAATAAATGAACGTTTTTAAGCTTACCACTCTTGTCCGCTGCACCTCCTCTCATGATCCGTGCCACAACAATAGCCCCAGAGGATTTATCTCTCTTAATTGTGGCCCCCTGTGTTGCACAGATGGGGGGGTGGTGATGAATGGATGGGTGAAGAACAAATAGAAAAGCAGATGAGTGATAAATCGATGgatagaaagaggaaaaagatggaCAGAGACGGGGAGCGATGGCGAGgcaaagagagcgagagcaacATGTTGATTTTATTACAGTCCAGACAAGCTACTCAAATAAAGTCCCTCCATTCCGACGAGGGTTATTTGTATCAAGACGGGACCATTTAGCCGGCTGCATTCATGTAACACACAGAGCGCTGGAAAAGGTTATCCAAATCAGCATTATTTTCAACAGATGTTATGGATGTGGAGCAAATCGCAATGGAAAAGAGCATCTTATGTAGTTGCCTACAATCAGCTCACGCCGGGGTGTAACCCTGTTGTCTGGAAAACGGGAACATACTGGATCGATCAAAGAGACTGTGTCATAAAAAGGTCAGGCCCCTTCCAATCTACTTTTGGGATCAATACAAAAGTATGTTCTCTATTATTGGCTCTGAGTACCTTCCCGTCCCAAAGCTGAACCACTTACACAagagcaggcacacacactgcaaaaaaatgtccatcttaataAGGACGTTATTCTCATATTTGCTCTTAGAATATAATAAAGTTAAAATTACTTCCAATGGTGTGcgataattccatttgtgtcccATGCAGTATCACTTGATACAGgaattttttttgaaaaaattgACAATCCTGAAACatggcagaataaggcagatcactcaaTTAGTATCAACAAAATGAcccttgattcaagaaaattcttgaaacaagttgatttacatTGGAAACTAGTGAAATTATCCCCCAAAACAGCAgatttttccatctgttttAAGGCTCAATACTGCATTAAATGACTTTGTTAAAGGATGGAGGTTTTTTACAGTGCATGGGTACATATACACatgcttaaacacacacacacacacacacacacacgcacatacttcACAACAACGCTGCAACTCTGCGGTGTGTCACAGCTGATATATGGCAGCAGAGATGTGGAAGAATTGACTGTGTAAAGTCGTGGTTTTGAAGAAagcaagcagcagcagcccggAGACAAAGGTGATCCAGGCTGTTGCAGAAACCTCTTTCCTTATGTTTCCCCTCATTCCAAGGGGCTTTGGTCCTGGCTACACCTTTGCTTACGTGGCTTTAGCGGTCTCGCTACTTGACAACATGACATAAATTCAGTCCCCGCACAAAAGTTCCGCCTTGAGTCGCTCGGATTCTTTTATTGCTTTGAACCGCCTCCGCACGTCAGATATTGTTGCTGGACAAATTGCACATTTTCGAGCCCAGTTGCCCTGTTACATGGTTGTCTTAACTTTAATACCTGCGTTTTTACATCGCGCACACAGCCTTATTTGTTTTGCGTGCAATTACAAGGCCAGGTTGACCAAATTAGAAACAGGCTGACATACGTACAGTGAGACTGTGACAGTCAAGTTATGGCTACGCTTGGTTTTTCGGAGCTTTTTGAAGGATTTTCTTGgataggggggaaaaaaaacgacaTTCAACCGAGTGGAATTATGTTTACAGTCAGGAGAAACTAGGCTTTTTCTGGGTCATGTGTGAAAACAGGGGACATAGAAGCAGTGAACATTATATCAGAGTTTACAGTAAGGTCTTGAATTTTtccttgactttttttttacttgacttttgaaaaacaaagacatggaGACGTTTACTGACCAGGGGATCTTTGGTTTTGACCAGACTGACAATTCTGAGCgagtcctcgtcctcctctagGATGCCATCAGGTATCGGCGGCAGAGCGGGCTCAAAGTCTCTCTGAGCCACCGTGTCATGGACAGACAAGAAACTCTATGATGgaaacagaaatatatttaaGATGCTGGCATGTATTCAGGGGCGTCAATAGGAATTCTAGGCCCCCTGCAAAGATGTGACACtgggcccccccccccaccctgatACATCTAACTTAGTGCAGAAGAACCTCACCTCTCTGAAGGGCCACCTGAAAGTATCCCCCCCGCTCACCCCACCCTCACTAGCAGCGCCCCTGGCTTTAAAATATCTCCTTCCCAGCACATTTCTGTAAAACTAACCTATGAATGAGCATCAAAGCCAGGACAGTTCATTtaagttcattttctttgttagCTTTGGCTGTGCGGAAAAACCCCCAAAGTTTGTTTGCAGAAAAACAATATTCTGGATGTACAGTAATTTCTCATTACGGGGCCGGCAGAAAATACAATTCCTAAAAAGGAATGCGCCGTAACCCGGGAAGAACGAGGAGCGAGGAAACATCTGCTCATCAACTCCGTTTTAACAATCAGCCAATCCATCTGTCAGTTAGTCTACTTGTTATCCCCGCGTCCATCAACAGTTACTCTGCGCGGGAGCTGCCAGCGCATGAGCAATGTGTCTCTGGTCACTTTCAGAGACAGctttgcaaaaacaaacattcatttACAGAATATTATACCCAGTGTCTCTCGCAAGTATGTGTGAGCTCCCGCGCTCGGGCCAAGAACAAACAGGTCATTAAGGCTGTTTAAACAAACCTGTTGGTTCGCGGCTGGCTTCTGCTCCTCATTAAGAGCAGCCCACTGGAAAACCatgcaccgtgtgtgtgtgtgtgtgtgtgtgtgtgtgtgtgtgtgtgtctgaggtaTGATTGTCAGCGGTTCTGAAATGGGGAAACGGGCGCTTGAGTAGTCTGGTCCTCTACATGGGTGAGCACTAATAAACAGAACTCAGGAGTAGATTAGCTTGAATGCTGGTGCGGTTGATAGATGTCAACACCCTCCGATGGGGAGAACGATGAggtgaaatgaataaaaaaaaaaggaataatatATTTTACAGTTGGATACATTTCTCAGtttgtatggtgtgtgtgagaggcaaTTATAGGATGTGCAgttacagcacaaaacaacaaaatactatgtgtgtgtgtgtgtgtgtgtgtgtgtgttacagtgttcaATCTCCTGAACAGCATCAGAACAGCTCCGATGAAGCATGAGAAACGTGTGCTTTAGTGTAGTCGGGTGATCTGATCTTTCAAATTGCACCTTCAGCGTCAGATATGTTGAAGAACACGAGTGTCGAAACATGATTCAGAAGTGGGTTACTTTCATTGTTAATGAGCCTTTCACACTGGAGCGCTGGGGGGGGGaaagcaaaacaacattttatgaCTGGATTAATTTCTTCTTTCACAAATGGTCCATATGAGTGACAATTATGGGATATGCTTCAGCGGCAGAAAACAGTGCGCTCACACACTTTCTGGGCGTGTTAAAGTGCGTGCGGGTTGCTCTTATGTTACGGAGATGAAGAGGCCAGTGAATCGTAGGCTACTTCCCCGGTGGAAATGAgatgatttgattggacgaAGGGAAAGTATTAGATTGATCTGGCTAGAAGAACCTATCTACACCATGGAAGGGAATACTCCTCACCTTAAAGTGGGGGTTGGATAAGAGGGCAACCAGCTCTTTGACTTCAACTCTCCTGCCTTGATGCATCAGCTCTTCCACcaactacagagagagagagagagagagagagagaaagagaggcagaataTTGTTATAATTAGAGGTATACAGTCATATGATGGCCTGAGTGAGGTTTGTTCTAGTTCCTCAAGCTAAGCCTCCTCCCAGCTCCACCATAGACAGTGAAAcaggcacagagacagagacagagagacagatcagGCCTAATGCGACGTATATCTGATTCAGACTGCAGTGACACATCATCAGTACTGCCGTTTATCCGTTACATATGTTTCCAACTTGCTGGTACTTTGCTTTTCGTTAACCGTTCCTCTCTGTTCGTGTTTTGGTTTTTCTGCGTCTTCGGCCGCTGTCAGGAAAGGCTCACGCGTCTTCAAGGCTTTACACGACAGCTGCGGCGGCGGCTGAAGCGGAGCAGCCTTGACCGCCGGCTGCGAGCGGCGAGGCGGCGAGCGACTGTGTGCAGCCGCCGCCTTGTCAAGCGTATTACTGTAATGACTCCGACTGCTTCAAGATGTCGAGGGCGCACTCCAGAAACACAATGTATGAAGGTCGTTAGTTTCCACTGTGAGCAAACAGAAGCCTCTCTGAGGGGAAACAGATCCACGGGTTTGGCCCCACCAGTAGGCCCTGATGATTTAAGCCAGGCGGAGAGTGGCTGTCGAAGCGAATCTCCAAGCACGGGGAGTGAAAGGAAGGAGATGGGGAGGAGTGcgtggagggaggggtggaggatggGAGAGTATGGAAACATGGCGGCAACTATGTAGGTATAGGGAGAAGATAAAAGGAAGCAAAcggagggggaaggagaaagggtagagagggaggaggaagggtcgAGATAATGGAAGGAGAGCGGGATTTGGAagtggagagggaaaagagatggagagaaagagaggatggaagCATGGAGTAAGGGAAAAGGGTAAAAAAACCAAGGGCCTTATAGCAGCATTTTGTCCAGGTTACAGATTGGAACAAGAGGGAGAAACCAGGAAATAAAGAAGGGTTATCAAAATAGTACAaaggaggtggagagatgagttggggaaaaaagggaTGATTGGGAACAGGAGTGAAAGAGACTGGTATATGAAATAATAGATGCACAGTTGAAGGGAATAGAGAGGGAGCTGTGCTGTTTGGATCACAGCCGTAGTGGGAGTGTTCTGTGTCACTTCATCTTAAATCTGAAATTAATTGTATTCCTCCAACCTGAAACATTAGACTACGCACAAAATGATTTTAACAGCCTAATGCTCGGCACTGTCCTTGGTGACCGGCCTTCATGGAATACAGACATAAAATGATATGTGCTTTAAAACACATCTTTTTGCGCAGAAACAGCAGGGATTAGCTCTAATCATACCCAAGGTGACATAGTGAGGAGATTACATTTCAACGCCTAATACGCATTAAATGGGAAAGTGCATTCCGCACATGTTTCAGTGTGAGAAGAAGAGAGTCATCTGCATAACACAGGAAACAATTTGAACAATGAAATATCCTCCACTTTGCCTTTCCtgtcaaaatgcatttttatccTAGGCAGTGCATCTGTCTGCAGAAGCAGTTTGGAGGGAGTCACTCACATCGGAGGCCAGGCCCGCCGCATGCTCCTGGACCGGGACGGCGCTGCGCTTCTCAAAACGCTTCAGCCGCTCGTGGATCTGTCAAGTCAGTAAAGTGTCACAATTAAGCCCACAGTGCAGTAAAGacgcactgtgtgtgtgtgtgtgtgtgtccaaatgtCTGACTGTATCTATACCTCTATcaatatactactactactactactgctactacttttagcctactactactactattactatcactactaatactattactactactactactactgctactactatactactattacaactacttCTACTCTTACTGCTACTATACTAcaactgctattactactactgctactactattactactactgctactactagcctactattAATAATCAgtcacaagaagaagaagaagaagaagaagaagaagaagaagaagaagaagaagagaggaacacCTTGGCAGTGCTTTTtgtaagaaaacaacaacaacaacaacaacaacaacaacaacaaaacaggaACAATTAGTCTCTGTTTCTAATCTTAAAGAGCCTTACAGGCGGAACTAAAGCTCTGTTGTTGGTCATCAGGAATTTAGATATCTGTAATTTGCCAGGACTGCCAGGGCCAGACCTAAGCCTCCCTTAAAAATCTCAAAATAAATGCTAACACTTAAAGGAAACCAGTTTAAGTAAAATTGGGGTTATGTGACCCCATCTCTTTGTTTTCACAGACCTATTAGCTGCAGACAAGAGAGGGACTTACAACTGAGACAAGTGCAAAGATAGATGATGTGACCTAAATGGGaggaaataaacaataaataattatACAGCGTGTGGGTGGGTGTAAGATTATCTGCACCTTGAAGAGCAGGTGGAGCTTCTTCTCCATTAGCATGCTGTGGAGGAACTTGtagtcctcctctctgtctgtgtgagacTCTGTTCCAGACATCACTGATGTGAGCAGCCCGCAtacgcctgcacacacacacacacacacacacacacacacacacacaccacatcaaTGAGCGGTACACCTGCATCTCTACTTGATTTACGAGAGGGTTGTTTTGAAGGTTATGGGGTGAGGTCAGGGGTTAAAGGTTAAACGGAGGGTGTGATGAAAAAGCTCCCATAGGAGAGTCCTTACAAGACTTTGTGTATACAGCCGAACATCCAACTATTATCGTGATCGGTCCTTTATGTTCCAGTTATGCAGGTGTTTTATCCATAAGGACAGGATTTGGGAAgcaaaaaccaaagaaaaaaccTATCCAGCTCATATACGTACATACCTCTGTGTTCTGTTTGACTCAGCATCCTCACactgtgaaagaaaaaaacaaactttatcGAATAGTGACACATCAGTGGCTGTACAGTTATACACAACTCTTTGCTacagttttgctttgttttaatcagtctagagggaggagagagagagagagagggagagagagagagagagagagagagagagagagagagagagagagagagagagagagagggagagagagagaggtaactTAGATTTCCACATTGTATGTAAAACATGCCTCTTCTGTGATATTACTGCCCCCTAATGCCGGAACAGGCTATTTCAACCCTAACATTACTGTTCCACTTTCCATGAGGCCAAATCAATAAGCTGTGTTTGTTATTTAATCAATCAATGGTTTGTCaataatattcatatattctTCTCCTCATCACATGCAACTTTTGATTTTAGCATTCTATGTTGATCAGTATGACTTTCCACTGCATGTagcaacaaataaaaacataagtTATACCATACTGGATATTATGAATTCTAATGACTCTATATAAAACGTTAAGGTTTAGGTTTCATGGCCTGGTCCAAATCTATTCACATTATGTTAAGTTATTCACATATGTTTTCTGGAAGATCTTTATTTTTATCAATTTTGGATAAGTTAACCATCGTCTGCAGACATAAACTTGCATTGAAGAAGCATGTCAGGGTATATACAGTAAGTCCTAAATGAGGATCAGTTTAAATAATGCACTAATGTGACGACAGAATTTGGGTCTACAATCATTTCTTGTCCATTATCCCCCCATTAGCCTGCCTGGAGGACAATATCCTGTCTGAAATAGAGCACTCATGGGTTTGTGGGATTTTAATATTTCCAGCCCTGATGATAAATAATAAAGAGATCATGTAAGACAATGAATGAACTTAGATTAATACACCGCTCTATACAAATTCAAGGCCCAACAGGCGTCTTGTCTCCATTCCAACAAAGTGTATGCAGAGGAAATCATTGCTCAGCACaacaatgcaaaacttagatcaGACTCACCAGAGATTGTCCGTGCATTTAGGCCCAGATCAGGCAGGCCATTATCCCTCAATTACCTAAGAGTATAGTTGCATTTGAGCATCCGCTAGCAAAGAGGTGGTGCATAGTGCTGGACTGGTCCGAGTGTAAAAGAGACTGTCTCTGATTCAGGCAATAGATGTCAGGTCTGACCTAGATCAAGCCAGCAGGCAATCGATACAGCAATCACGGGGCATGGGACATTGCCAGTGTTATACCAGTTCCCTTTGCAAGTATGGttgttcttcttttcttttttagatcTGTTTTAAACttgttccctctgtctctctggtgaTAAAAGAGAGTCGCCTACTGGGTTGTAAATAACGAAGGTGGGAGAACAGGAGATTTGGTCATATGGGGGTTGGGAGTGGATGAACTTCAGCAGTGACAGGGTGAAGGGGTGAGACGGATGGCGGTGCATGTGGAAGCAGAGAAGAGGCAGCAGATGAGCAGATGAGTAgggagaccgtccttcaactggaAAACCTGGGTCCGTGTCAACAAGCATCTTCCCTGCCTACTCCTTGTGTAAAGGTACTGAATTCCTACCTGCTACAGGGGCGCTGTTCTGTCgccgaccctgacctctgacctctctgtggagggggagagcgaCAAGGGAACTTTAatgtttatgctttattgatcaATCACATTATCATATTATATGTGTTGTGGAAAAAATGGAGAAACAATGGTTCCTCATCTGTTCCTcatctgtataggctactgatCAAATAACCTGCAGAATGTCTTTGTCTCATTCTCCACACCAGATACCAAAATGTCCCAGGGGAAATTGACAACATTAGACTTAAATGGATCGGCAAAGTGTTCATGCAGACCAGCCGGCAGATCGTGGGTGTATCCCGGAAACGGGCCAGCCAACGAGATGTGAACTTGGAGGCGGAGTCCACAGCACCATTTGCAGCTGCGTCGTTTTCAGTTGCGTCAAGCTAGCCGGACGCAGCTAGGGTAAAACCGGAAATGGGCTATctgtcttcaaaataaaagcgtaacaTATGCCACTCccggaaaaaaatataaaataagtcGTACTCAACAACAAAAATCGTAGCAAATACTCATTATGATCATTGCATTAACTATGAAGATCAACTTTAGCTGTAAAGATACGAAAAAGACTATATGTTATCATGTTGCATTTTCCTGATGACTACCAGGTAGTCTACAAGAGCTCCCTTTCTATAGCCTTTAAAAACTGTTTCCCATCTATGGATTAAATGGGCTTTTTGCAAGGTAGTGGACATAATTTCAAGGTGTCTGGTAGGCCTGTTTTGTGATTGagtatttctgtgtattttttgatTCATTAGTGTATTCACATGGCTATGAATAGATGTCGACGTGAGAATGGCATTTTGAAAAAGATCAGCAAATGTATTTCCTTGAAAGATCTTTATTTTTACGTTGGTGTTTTACTTTACTAAAAAGGTAatgagggttttattttgaaagttataaCCGGACGTTTTCTTATTTATTCTGGCTACCTTTACACTGGTGTCGTTTTCTCTATTTCCTCCTGTCTCTG
Protein-coding sequences here:
- the LOC139926798 gene encoding MAGUK p55 subfamily member 7-like; this translates as MLSQTEHRGVCGLLTSVMSGTESHTDREEDYKFLHSMLMEKKLHLLFKIHERLKRFEKRSAVPVQEHAAGLASDLVEELMHQGRRVEVKELVALLSNPHFKSFLSVHDTVAQRDFEPALPPIPDGILEEDEDSLRIVSLVKTKDPLGATIKRDKSSGAIVVARIMRGGAADKSGLIHEGDELKEVNGVSLEHKKPKEILPLLARSQGEVTFTVIPASTKEEVSSSKKKLFVRTLFDYDPKEDPTVPCRAAALAFKRGDVIQIVSTEDDTWWQARRHGDGDARAGLIPSQQLHERRVALQRPKALFKPRRVKPTDDEEGTDADYGAITGIHIAGLRRSFRLGRRGSRARAAAQSRRRSAGADGSVRTPTYMEVVPYRRETRDRHRLVLLVGPSGVGVNELKQRLFISDPDRYGVTVPHTTREKRRQEKDGVDYRFVSVHMFEEDILNHRFVEHGRYRGHYYGTSLDSIQRVRAEGKVCLLDVHPNKIKHVHTAEFKPYVVFVKPPRIEELRLTRRRAKFICDEEDTKPVRIFSEEDFEDIIDSAETMESQYGHLFDRVIVNGDVAAAFRELKADLEKIQGAEVQWVPAEWICSSPMKAQRSCGHIAGWI